GCCGACTGCGCGAATTTCCCGCGAGCGGCGGCGTGTCCACCCTGTGCGCAACCGTTCCCCTGTCGGACCATCGCGCACAGATGGCGAAGTCCGAGGCACTGCTGCGTTATATCGGTTGGGAAGGGCCAGCGATGGTGGAATATCGCCATGATCCTGCGACGGGTACTTACTGGCTAATGGAGATCAACGGTCGCTTTTGGGGCAGTTTGCCGCTGGCCAGCCAGGCGGGGGCGCAATTCGCCTGGGAACAGTATCGCGCGGCGGTGCCCGAAGCTGGCGATGCCGCGCCGCCTCTCTATAGCAATCGCCGCGCCCGCTACGCGATCCCGGATGCCAAGCGGCTCGTACAGATATTGCGCGCACCCGCTGCCGTGTCCGTGCCGGGGCAGAGGCCACCGAGCCGTCTGCGGGAGAGCATCGCCTTTGCGGTGGAGTATCTCCATCCGCGCACCGGCTATTATGTGTGGGACTGGCGCGACCCGATGCCGCTGGTCGGTGACATCATTAGGATTTTGCGGGGACAGTAAGCATGAATCTTCCCCTGCAAGTGGAGAATTTATGCTTGAACAGTCCTCTCGATCAGCCCGCCGCCCAGCATGGGCCGTGTCCACGGGGTTCTCTAATCGCCACCGTCAACAGCTGATCCTTAGCGTTTCAGCGGGTGTAGCGCGACGATTACGGAGTCCGGTCGGCGTCAATTTTGATGGCCGATAGGTGGCCGCGCCGGTTGGTGAATTCTGGCTACCATTTGCTGTTGCGAGGAGCAACCGTCGAGCGACAATTACGACGCTGGGTAATTGTCGCTGGCGCTGGCCGGAAGCGAGGGTTTGAAGCGCATGGGATGGTTGGCATGTAATTGCCGCTGGCGACAATTACCCGTTGCCTCAGCAAGGGTGCTCCCGAGCGCGAAGCCAGCGACAATTATGATGGCCGGTCCGGGGCGCCATTGGGCGGGTCGTAATCGCCGGCGTTGATGCGGGCGACGGCGGAACGCTTGCGGTAGCTTTCGCCGTTCATCTCGATGATGGTCGAGTGGTGCACGAGGCGGTCGATCGCGGCGACAGCCATGGCGGGATCAGGGAAGACGTTGTCCCATGCCGAAAATGGCTGGTTGGCGGTAATGGCGAGCGAGTGGCGTTCGTAGCGGTGGGCGATGAGCTCGAACAAGGCGCTGGTTTCGACCTGGTCCTTGCGGACGTAGGACAGATCGTCGAGCACGATGAGATCGAACTTGTCGAGCTTGTCGAGCATGGCGGGCAAGCTGAGGTCGCGGCGCGCGGACTGGAGCTTCTGGACCATGTCGGTGGTGGAGCAGAACAGGACGCGCCGCCCCGTGTCGATGAGGGCATGGCCAATGGCGGCAACTGCGTGCGTCTTGCCGGTCCCGCTCTGGCCGAACAGCAGCAGGTTGCCGCCGTTCTCGATCCAGTCGTCACCGGCGGCGAGGGACAAGAGGTGCGGTTTGCGGATGCCGGGGGCGGCGTCGAAATCGAAGGTGGCGAAGGTCTTGCCTGCGGGCAAGCCGGACTGGTCGCGATGGCGCTGGATGCGCCGGGAGGAGCGATCAGCCATCTCGATCTCGAGAAGCGAGGCCAGCAGGTTGGCGGCCGGCCAGCCATCGCGATCGGCGGTGTCGGTGAGGTGCTTCCAGTTGCGGTTGATGCTCGGCAGGCGCAAGGCCTTCAGCAGGGTAGGCAGTACGGCGGCGGCCTGATCCTTGGTGCGGGTCATCAGTGCACCTCCCCGCTGGCGATCAGGCTGTTGTAGCTGTGCAGATCGGGTGGCGGGATAGCGACATCGCGCTGCGATCTTGCGGTTGGCAGGAACTCGTCCCTGAGCGCATCGACATCGGGCAAGCGCCCGCTGTCGAGAGCCTCATCGATCCGCCGGGCCAGCACGTCGACACAGTCGCCCCTGGCGGCGATATCGAGCAGCGCGACGGCATCGCGGCAGGCCTGCCGTCCATCGAGTTGGGCATCGAAGGCTTGCCAGGCCCGCCGGTAGGCGTGATCGGGGAAGAGGGCTTCGCGGTAGACGAGGTTGCGCAGTGCACCGGGCTTGCGGCGCAGGTTACCGATCATGTGCCGGAAATCGATGCTATGCCCCCGGTGGGGATGACTGATCCGCACACGCGGCGTGGACATTACCCTGTCCGGACCGAGGAAGAGCTCGATGCGATCGTCAAAGAGATGCGCGTTGAGGCGCCGTCCGACGAGGCGGGAAGGCACCGAATAGGTAACCCGATCGATGGCGACGGTGCCGTTGCGGGTGACATCGACGGTGACCATGGCGAAATCGGTGGTTCGCCTTGCGGGCAGCGCCTTGAGTACCCTGCGTTCTGCATCGATGCGCGCAGCATGTCGCCGGTTCTGTCTGGCGACCTGCGCCTCAACGAACTCGCGCCAGGCCTCGATGCTGACGAAATCGCGGCTGCCCCGCCGGCGTAAGGCCTGATCGAGCCGTCGCTTGAGATGGGCATGGGGACCTTCGATCGATCCGTTCTCGTGCGCCTCGCCGCGGTTGTTGCGGGTAGCAAGCATGCCGTAATGACGACACAGCTCGTCATAGCTTCGGGTGAAATCCCGCTGCGCATCGGCGTTGAGGTTTTTGTAGGCGGCTGACAGGGAATCGCTGCGGTGTTCGGCCGGCGCACCGCCCAGCTTCCACAACGCATCCTGCAGGTGCTCCGAAAGGGCGGCAAAGCTCTCCCCGCCCAGCACGACAGCCGCATGCTCCCAGCCACTCGCCGCCAAGCGGAAGTGGTAGAGGCGATAGGCCAGGGTCTCGCCGGCAACAGTGACCTTGAGACTGTCGCATACCGTGAAATCCGACAGGCCCTGCCGACCGGGCTCATGATGCTGCGGGAAGAAGATCTCCTTCTCGCCGCCGTGCAGTGCCCGCCAGCGGGCGATCCGGCGTTCCAGTGTTCGTCGTATCGCATCGGGAACAGCATCCTCGCCGAACTCGTCCTGGAGCGTCTCGAAGACCGTGACGGCAATGATACCGTCGATCTGGAGCAACTCCTCTATACGTGGCCAGAATGGCTCGAGCGGATCGGCGCGGGTGCGCCAGTGGCGCTCCTTCTTCTTCTGGGACGGAAGCTGCGGATCGTTCTCGATCCGGCGTGCGCTGCGTTCGCTGATACCGGCCTTGGCAGCCGCGACGGCCTGGGTGTGTTGGCGACGATGGGTCATGAAGAGAAATACCTGCTGATCGGAAATGTGGTGGCCCGGCATCGCAAACCCATCGCTCGTTGTTCGATGAGTGTTCCGATACCACCGCCCGCCACAGCCCCGATCTGCCCCCCGAAAGAAGGGGAAAAAGATCGCCACCGGTTGTCTGGTCCGCTCTCCGGTCGGGGCTGCGCCCCTCCCTACGATCAGACCAGACAACCGATCCTACCGGCCATCATAGTCGCCGCTCAACCGGCCATCGTAGTTGTCGCCGCGCAAGCGGGCGCGCCGGGCTCCAGGGTTCTCTCCGCGGTCGTCGCGCTGGACGCCGCATGCTGCCTGGTTGATGGCAATCCTCACCGTTGTTCTCGCCGGCAAGGGCGTAGGCATTCGGTGAAGGCCGCGGATCAGGCGGCTTTGCGTTGATCTTCGGCGGCGCACCAATTCCAGGGAAACAGTTCGTGGAGACGACTTTATGGGATGTCTGCGATCTGCGCGAGAACATCGGCGAGCCGAGCCTGAGGATCGATGTCGTTGAGCTTCGCCGTGCCAATGAGGGTCAACATGAAAGCGGTGCGCTGACCGCCGCGGTCTGACCCAGCGAAGAGCCATGATTTTCTGCCCAAGGCCATCGCAGGGTCATTCTGCCCATGTCGGGCAGATGGTAGAGTTTCATTATCGCTGGCATCCATATTACGGCGGTCGTTTTCGGCATGAAGGCCGCGAGGACCGGGCCAATGGCGCGATCATCCGGGTAGAGATCAGGCCGGGTGAGATCATCCAGGTCGCAGAGTGGATGCTGGACAGGGCGTTGTGCGCCGACATGGAGATGGGCGAACCGCGCGTTGCGGTGATTGGGCTTGTAGAGCTTCATGGACTGCTTACCGATCGCGGTTTCAGGCAGACTTCGACGGATGGACTCACGGCCATCCAGGAGGCGCGCCATGAAGGCACTACCACGACCCTCGTCGCTATCGATGCTGACCCAGCAGCTGAGCATGCCGCTCGATACGCCGCAGATGCGAGGCCTGAGCGAGGCGCAGCGAAGCGCCGTTGTTGCCAGGCTGGCGACCCTCTTGATGGCCGCAGCCGGCGTCGCGGCGAAGGAGGCCAGCGATGACGGGCAATGATCTCCTTCCAGTCACGGTGCTCAAGCGCAAAGCTGTGGTGTATGTCCGACAGTCGACCCCGGGTCAGGTCCAGAACAACCTGGAGAGCCAGCGCCGACAATATGAGCTTGTCGATGTTGCGCGACGCTGGGGATTTCACGATGTCGAGGTGATCGACGATGACCTTGGTCGGACCGCCAGCGGCACTGTCGACCGCCCCGGTTTCGAACGACTGGCCAGCGGCCTGTGCACGGGCAAGGTTGGCGCGGTGCTTTGCTTGGACGCATCGCGCCTTTACCGTAATGGCCGGGACTGGCACCACCTTTTGGAGCTGTGTGGCCTGGTTGAAGCGCGCGTGATCGATCTCGACGGGGTATACGATCCCTGTCGACCAAACGATCGATTGTTGTTGGGCATGAAGGGCAGCATCAGCGAGTTTGAGCTTGGCATTTTGCGAACACGCATGCTTGACGCGGCGCGCGCCAAGGCAAGGCGGGGAGAACTGCGCCTCAGTGTTCCGATCGGCTATATCTGGCACCGCGAATACGGCCTGGGGCTGGATCCCGATATCCGGGTACAGGAGGCGATCCGCCTCATCTTTTCGCGTTTCCGCGAGCTTGGCAGCGCCCGCCAGGTGCTGATTTCGCTGACAGCTGACAATTTCCATTTTCCCCGCCCTTCTGACGGGCGCAAAACGGTGTGCTTCGATTGGGTGCCGCTTCGCAGAAATAGCTCGTCATCGCGAGTTTCTTCTGAAGTGTCGCAAAGGCAGAAAATTCCGTTCCCCGGTCAAAGGTGATGCTCTGACGCGGGGAAAGGGGCAGCATGTGCAAGTGGTGCTGGATTCCCGACATGACGCCGGCAGAAAGCCGCCTGGGATTGCGGGCGACGACAGTAAACCGGCTGCGGCGCTCGACCAGCGAGGTGAGGTTGGCTTTGCCATATTCCAACCTGAAGGTCATCAGGCGCCTTCCCGATGACCAAAGCTCCTGCGATTACCGATTTCGGAAGGGCGTTTGCCAATGGTGTTGGCCAAGGGGATATGCAGACCGCGCGGCTTGCGCGCATAGCGTCGCCATCGGGATCGGCGGGCAACAGGCGGAAGGCGCCACAGGCCCTGGCTTCGTCCGTCCGGCCCATAGACGAACAGGTAGATGGTCTCATGACAGACGGCTTCACGAATACCGCGATGGCGTCGAAGATATCCCGCAATCTGCTCGGGCGAAGAAGCTGCTGACAAGCGGTCGGCGATATAGGCGGCAAGCTCGGGCTTTCGGGCAATCTTGCCACCACGCACCCGGCGCCTGTCGGCCATTGTTTGTGCGGCGGTCGGAAAATAGCCACGAAACATTGGCTCGTCATCGAGATGCCGGTTGCGCTTGAGGTCACGATAGATGGTCGAACGATGTCGCTGCAGCGCTGCAGCGCTGCAGCGCTGCTGAGATCTGCAGCACGGACCGTCCGGTTACAGCCAATTGATAAATCTGTCGCCGCTCGTCCAAACCCAGATGCTGATAGCCGTTCATCATGTTCCTTCCTGGAAAAGGGATCAAACCCCTATAAATCCTAGGATTTCGCACTTCGATCTAGAATCCACCCGCCAAAAGATTTGTTACTGCTGATTAGAGAAGACACTATCTCCGCTAGATAGAAATGACACCATTTATAGCAGCAGGGTCGGCGCGGAGCCATCGGCCTAGCGCAGCGCAGACCCTGCTGATACGCTGACCTTGGGGTGGTGAACCATGGACCCGCTGCTCTGCAGTGGGCCCGCTCATGTCTTCTGAACGAACCTGAGCGTGCCGCGTTCGCGCAACTCTGCATCGCTCAGCCTGGGACCGCGCTTGAGCTTCGAACCACCCAGTTTGCGGCGATCGATCTTCGTGGGTGGTTCTGGCTCGGGGAACATATGCATGGGCTGGTCACGGCGGGCAGGGGCGTCGTTGTTGCGCTTGCGGTGATGGGGCATGATCGCCTGCATCTGCTTTGCCAGCAGCAACGCCGCGTCCAGATGCTTGTTCTCGACAATGGCAGGCTGGTTCACCTGCCGCATCTTGTCGAACTGGCGATAGGGCAGGACATGGCCCTCATGCTCGATCTCCAGTCGGCCGTCGGGATATTCACAGACCGTCACCCGCTTGCGCGCCAGATTCAGGCTCACATCGTTCGGCTCCAGAATGAACATCGCCTTGTTGTAATGCAGCGTCAGCGCCGCCGTCACGGTCCGCTGCTCCCGCCAGACCATGATCGCGCGCAGATCGTCATGCGGGGCGAGGGGCGGTGCAGATCGCGGACATCGAAGGCGGGTCGGGCGAACCGCTCGTTGTGCCTGACCATATAGCTGTCGAGAAAGGCGTTGGCGTCCATGATCGACGAGATGCCTTCCAGGCGCATCGCTTTCACCAGACGATCCTGCAAGGTGGCATTGGCCCGTTCGACCCGGCCCTTGGCCTGCGGCGAGTTGGCGCAGATGATCTCGATGTTCAGAGCATCCAGCGCGCGGCCAAAATGCGTCATGCCGTCGCCACGAGCGGCGCTGGCCCGCGCGTTCCGGAAAACGCTGTGCTTATCGGAATAAAAGGCCACCGGCTTGCCGTGTTGCTCGATGTACGCCCGGGTCGCCTCCATATAGGCGAAGGTGCTCTCGCTCTCGACCATCCTGAGGTGCATCAACTCGCTGGTCGCGTCGTCGATATACACCAGCAGGGTGCATTGCGGCCCGCGATCTTCGAACCAGCAATGTTTTGAGCCGTCGATCTGGATCAGCTCGCCTCGGCAATCCCGGCGATAGCGAGGCTGATACGGGCGAGGGCGACGGGCCTGACAATCCTTCCAAAGACCGGCGTCCATCATCAACTTGCGCAGTGTCTCGCAGCCGATCCTGATGCCATGGCGCTCAGCCAGATACTCACGCGCCAATGTCGGTCCGAAATCCGCATAATGCTCCCGGACCAGCGCAACGACCTTTTCGCGGAAGGCATCGCTGTGCCGGCGGTTACCCGGGCGGCCGCGCTTGCGGGACATGAGGCCGGCGGCACCATCTTCGCGGAGCCGGCCCAGCAGCCGGAATATCTGCCGGCGCTTCAGTCCAAGCAGCGTCGCCGCATCCTCAATCCGAAGTTCGCCGCGCTCAACGCGCATCAGTGTATCAAATCTCGATAGCTCGCCTTGGCTCATCGCCAGCACCGTCATAGTCTGATCCTCCCGTGGGAAGACCATGAACACCGCGTTCGCCGCCAAGGCCAAAGAGTGTCATCTCTATCTAGCGGAGGGGTGTCATTTCTAAATGGCACCTACACGATTTAAGTTCGATAATAACGGTTATGTTAAATTCGGCCTAATTCCGGGGCGTCAGAACGCCAGTTCCGCCT
The Sphingobium sp. Z007 genome window above contains:
- the istA gene encoding IS21 family transposase, which gives rise to MTHRRQHTQAVAAAKAGISERSARRIENDPQLPSQKKKERHWRTRADPLEPFWPRIEELLQIDGIIAVTVFETLQDEFGEDAVPDAIRRTLERRIARWRALHGGEKEIFFPQHHEPGRQGLSDFTVCDSLKVTVAGETLAYRLYHFRLAASGWEHAAVVLGGESFAALSEHLQDALWKLGGAPAEHRSDSLSAAYKNLNADAQRDFTRSYDELCRHYGMLATRNNRGEAHENGSIEGPHAHLKRRLDQALRRRGSRDFVSIEAWREFVEAQVARQNRRHAARIDAERRVLKALPARRTTDFAMVTVDVTRNGTVAIDRVTYSVPSRLVGRRLNAHLFDDRIELFLGPDRVMSTPRVRISHPHRGHSIDFRHMIGNLRRKPGALRNLVYREALFPDHAYRRAWQAFDAQLDGRQACRDAVALLDIAARGDCVDVLARRIDEALDSGRLPDVDALRDEFLPTARSQRDVAIPPPDLHSYNSLIASGEVH
- the istB gene encoding IS21-like element helper ATPase IstB codes for the protein MTRTKDQAAAVLPTLLKALRLPSINRNWKHLTDTADRDGWPAANLLASLLEIEMADRSSRRIQRHRDQSGLPAGKTFATFDFDAAPGIRKPHLLSLAAGDDWIENGGNLLLFGQSGTGKTHAVAAIGHALIDTGRRVLFCSTTDMVQKLQSARRDLSLPAMLDKLDKFDLIVLDDLSYVRKDQVETSALFELIAHRYERHSLAITANQPFSAWDNVFPDPAMAVAAIDRLVHHSTIIEMNGESYRKRSAVARINAGDYDPPNGAPDRPS